A window of the Vibrio fluvialis genome harbors these coding sequences:
- the glnS gene encoding glutamine--tRNA ligase produces MSEAEARPSNFIRQIIDKDLADGKHTSVHTRFPPEPNGYLHIGHAKSICLNFGIAQDYQGQCNLRFDDTNPEKEDLEYVESIKKDVNWLGFEWSGDVCYSSDYFDKLYEYAVELIQKGLAYVEELSPEQIREYRGTLTEPGKHSPYRDRSVEENLALFEKMRDGGFAEGQACLRAKIDMASSFIVLRDPVLYRVRFAEHHQTGDKWCIYPMYDFTHCISDALEGITHSLCTLEFQDNRRLYDWVLDNITIDCHPRQYEFSRLNLEYTVMSKRKLNQLVTEKLVEGWDDPRMPTISGLRRRGFTPASIREFCKRIGVTKQDNLIEFGVLESCIRDDLNENAPRAMAVLDPVKIVIENFAADSVEMLHIANHPNKPEMGEREVPFTREVWIEREDFREEGNKKYKRLVLGKEVRLRGAYVIKAERVEKDEQGNITTIYCTYDADTLGKNPADGRKVKGVIHWVSADKGVPAEFRLYDRLFTVPNPGAADNFAATINPESLVKLNGFIEPSLVSAEAEFGYQFERMGYFCADAKDSKADALVFNRTVGLRDTWARIDTE; encoded by the coding sequence ATGAGTGAAGCTGAGGCTCGTCCATCGAACTTCATTCGCCAAATCATTGATAAAGATTTAGCGGATGGTAAACACACTAGCGTGCATACTCGTTTCCCGCCAGAACCAAACGGTTATCTGCATATCGGACACGCGAAGTCGATCTGTTTGAACTTTGGTATTGCTCAGGACTATCAGGGTCAGTGTAATTTACGTTTTGACGACACAAACCCAGAAAAAGAAGATCTCGAATACGTTGAGTCGATTAAGAAAGATGTGAACTGGTTAGGCTTTGAATGGTCTGGCGATGTTTGTTATTCATCGGATTACTTCGACAAGCTTTATGAATATGCGGTGGAACTGATCCAAAAAGGTTTAGCGTACGTTGAAGAGCTAAGTCCTGAGCAGATCCGCGAATACCGTGGCACATTAACAGAGCCAGGTAAACACAGCCCATACCGTGATCGTAGTGTGGAAGAAAACCTCGCGCTGTTTGAAAAAATGCGTGATGGTGGTTTCGCTGAAGGCCAAGCGTGTCTGCGTGCGAAAATTGATATGGCGTCCTCATTCATCGTGCTGCGTGATCCTGTGTTGTATCGTGTTCGCTTTGCGGAACACCACCAGACAGGTGACAAGTGGTGCATCTACCCGATGTATGACTTTACTCACTGTATCTCTGATGCATTGGAAGGCATTACACATTCACTGTGTACACTTGAGTTCCAAGACAACCGCCGTCTGTACGATTGGGTTCTGGATAACATTACGATTGATTGCCACCCACGTCAGTACGAATTCAGCCGACTGAATCTCGAATATACGGTTATGTCTAAGCGTAAGCTGAACCAACTGGTGACGGAGAAACTGGTCGAGGGGTGGGATGACCCACGTATGCCGACCATTTCTGGTCTACGTCGTCGCGGTTTCACTCCGGCCTCTATCCGTGAGTTTTGCAAACGTATCGGCGTGACCAAGCAGGACAACCTGATTGAATTTGGTGTGCTGGAATCGTGCATTCGCGACGATCTGAACGAAAACGCTCCGCGCGCGATGGCGGTTCTGGATCCAGTTAAGATTGTGATTGAGAACTTTGCTGCAGACTCTGTTGAAATGCTTCACATTGCAAACCACCCGAACAAACCAGAAATGGGTGAGCGCGAAGTACCGTTTACTCGTGAAGTATGGATTGAACGTGAAGACTTCCGTGAAGAAGGCAACAAGAAATACAAACGTCTGGTTCTGGGTAAAGAAGTTCGCCTGCGTGGTGCATACGTGATCAAAGCTGAGCGTGTTGAGAAAGACGAGCAAGGTAACATCACGACCATCTACTGTACCTACGATGCAGATACGCTGGGTAAAAACCCAGCAGATGGCCGTAAGGTAAAAGGCGTTATTCACTGGGTTTCTGCGGATAAAGGTGTACCTGCGGAATTCCGCCTGTATGACCGCCTGTTCACTGTGCCAAACCCGGGCGCAGCTGATAACTTTGCCGCGACAATCAACCCAGAATCACTGGTGAAACTGAACGGCTTCATTGAACCAAGTCTTGTTTCTGCTGAAGCTGAGTTCGGTTATCAATTTGAACGTATGGGTTACTTCTGTGCCGATGCCAAAGATTCTAAAGCAGATGCGTTGGTATTTAACCGCACCGTTGGCTTGCGCGATACTTGGGCTAGAATCGACACTGAGTAA
- the nagE gene encoding N-acetylglucosamine-specific PTS transporter subunit IIBC: MNILGYFQKVGKALMVPVATLPAAAILMGVGYWIDPNGWGANSALAGFLIKAGAAIIDNMSWLFAVGVAYGMSKDKDGAAALAGLVCMYVVTTLLSPGAVAQIQGIDPATVPAAFSKIQNQFVGILVGIISAEIYNRYSSVELHKALAFFSGKRLVPILTSFVGIVLSFVLMYIWPAIYGGLVHFGESIQGMGATGAGIYAFFNRLLIPVGLHHALNSVFWFDVAGINDIPNFLGGAKSIAEGTAVPGVTGMYQAGFFPIMMFGLPGAALAIYHTSTAKNKEKVAGIMIAAAFASFFTGVTEPLEFSFMFLAPLLYVLHALLTGISVFIAASMHWIAGFGFSAGLVDMVLSSRNPLAVNWYMLIVQGLVFFTLYYVVFRAVIVKFGLKTPGREDEDETVAVSKGSTETSELAKQYLKVLGGHENLSNIDACITRLRLTVKDMSIIDEKELKALGAMGVVKLGSNNLQVILGPLAEIVAGQMKAIQPEEHLTDAKQA; the protein is encoded by the coding sequence GTGAATATTCTTGGATATTTTCAAAAAGTAGGTAAGGCCCTGATGGTGCCTGTTGCTACTTTACCAGCCGCGGCCATTCTTATGGGTGTCGGCTACTGGATTGACCCGAACGGTTGGGGTGCAAACTCCGCACTAGCAGGGTTCCTAATCAAAGCTGGTGCTGCAATCATCGACAACATGTCATGGCTGTTTGCGGTAGGTGTTGCGTACGGTATGTCGAAAGACAAAGACGGTGCAGCAGCTCTGGCTGGTCTGGTTTGTATGTACGTTGTAACCACTCTGCTTTCGCCAGGTGCAGTTGCTCAAATTCAGGGCATTGACCCTGCGACAGTGCCAGCAGCGTTTAGCAAAATTCAAAACCAGTTTGTGGGTATCCTAGTGGGTATCATCTCAGCTGAAATCTACAACCGTTACTCTTCAGTAGAACTGCACAAAGCTCTGGCGTTCTTCTCTGGTAAACGTTTGGTCCCAATTTTGACCTCTTTTGTTGGTATCGTCCTGTCTTTTGTTCTGATGTATATCTGGCCAGCAATTTACGGCGGTCTGGTGCATTTCGGTGAATCAATCCAAGGCATGGGTGCGACGGGCGCAGGTATTTACGCTTTCTTCAACCGCTTACTTATCCCTGTAGGTCTACACCACGCTTTGAACTCAGTATTCTGGTTTGACGTTGCTGGTATTAATGATATCCCTAACTTCCTAGGCGGCGCGAAATCTATTGCTGAAGGCACGGCTGTCCCTGGTGTAACGGGTATGTACCAAGCTGGTTTCTTCCCTATCATGATGTTTGGTCTGCCTGGCGCTGCGCTGGCGATTTACCACACCTCTACAGCGAAGAACAAAGAGAAAGTCGCAGGTATCATGATCGCCGCAGCATTTGCATCATTCTTCACTGGTGTAACTGAGCCCCTAGAATTCTCGTTCATGTTCCTGGCTCCACTGCTGTACGTACTGCACGCACTGCTAACTGGTATCTCAGTGTTTATCGCGGCATCAATGCACTGGATTGCAGGCTTCGGCTTCTCTGCGGGTCTGGTGGATATGGTTCTGTCTTCTCGTAACCCACTGGCTGTGAACTGGTACATGCTGATTGTTCAAGGCTTGGTATTCTTCACCCTTTACTACGTGGTATTCCGCGCCGTTATCGTGAAATTCGGTCTGAAAACTCCAGGTCGTGAAGATGAAGATGAAACTGTTGCAGTTTCTAAAGGTTCAACAGAGACTTCAGAACTGGCGAAACAGTACCTGAAAGTTCTGGGTGGTCACGAAAACCTGTCTAACATTGATGCGTGTATCACTCGTCTGCGTCTGACCGTCAAAGATATGTCTATCATCGACGAGAAAGAGCTGAAGGCTCTGGGCGCAATGGGCGTGGTGAAACTGGGTTCTAACAACCTCCAAGTTATTCTTGGTCCACTGGCGGAAATCGTTGCTGGTCAGATGAAAGCGATTCAACCAGAAGAGCACTTAACTGACGCAAAACAGGCATAA
- the nagA gene encoding N-acetylglucosamine-6-phosphate deacetylase codes for MYALTNCKIYTGNDVLTEHAVIVDGDLIQAVCPIEQLPENLKTVDLNDANVSPGFIDVQLNGCGGVMFNDEITAETIHIMHEANLKSGCTSFLPTLITSSDENMRQAVAAQREYQQKYQNHSLGLHLEGPYLNVMKKGIHCVDFIRTSDDAMIDFICDNSDVVTKVTLAPENNKAEHIEKLAKAGIVVSIGHTNATYAEARQGFEAGITFATHLFNAMTPMAGREPGVVGAIYDTPDVYTGVIADGFHVDYANIRIAHKIKGEKLVLVTDATAPAGAEMDYFIFVGKKVYYREGKCVDENGTLGGSALTMIEAVQNTVEHVGIALDEALRMATLYPAKAIGVAHKLGRVKKGMIANLTVFDRDFNVKATVVNGQYEQK; via the coding sequence ATGTACGCGCTAACTAACTGCAAAATCTACACAGGTAACGACGTGTTGACCGAACATGCTGTCATTGTGGATGGCGACTTAATTCAAGCCGTATGTCCCATCGAGCAACTGCCTGAAAATCTTAAAACCGTTGATCTGAATGACGCAAACGTGAGCCCAGGCTTTATCGACGTCCAGTTGAATGGCTGTGGCGGCGTTATGTTCAACGATGAAATAACAGCTGAAACCATCCACATCATGCACGAGGCCAACTTAAAGTCTGGTTGTACTAGCTTTTTGCCTACGTTGATTACTTCGTCTGATGAAAACATGCGACAAGCTGTTGCTGCTCAGCGTGAATATCAGCAAAAGTACCAGAATCATTCTCTGGGTTTGCACTTGGAAGGCCCTTATCTGAATGTCATGAAGAAAGGCATTCACTGCGTCGACTTTATCCGCACCTCTGATGATGCCATGATCGACTTCATCTGTGACAACAGCGACGTAGTAACTAAAGTCACGTTAGCACCAGAAAACAATAAAGCGGAGCACATTGAGAAGCTCGCTAAAGCTGGCATTGTCGTTTCCATCGGTCACACCAACGCCACTTACGCAGAAGCCCGTCAAGGCTTCGAAGCTGGTATTACGTTTGCCACTCACCTGTTCAATGCAATGACCCCGATGGCCGGTCGTGAACCGGGAGTTGTCGGTGCCATTTACGATACTCCGGATGTCTACACTGGCGTCATCGCAGACGGTTTCCATGTTGATTACGCCAACATTCGAATCGCGCACAAAATTAAGGGCGAAAAGCTCGTATTAGTGACCGATGCCACAGCTCCTGCAGGCGCTGAAATGGATTACTTTATTTTTGTCGGTAAGAAAGTATATTACCGAGAAGGCAAGTGTGTTGATGAAAATGGCACGCTTGGCGGCTCAGCCCTTACCATGATTGAAGCAGTTCAAAACACGGTTGAGCATGTCGGCATCGCTTTAGATGAAGCTCTACGGATGGCTACTTTGTATCCAGCAAAAGCAATTGGGGTTGCTCATAAACTGGGTCGTGTCAAAAAAGGCATGATCGCCAACCTCACTGTTTTTGACCGTGACTTCAACGTGAAAGCGACTGTGGTTAACGGACAATACGAGCAAAAGTAA